One genomic window of Actinoalloteichus hoggarensis includes the following:
- a CDS encoding tyrosine-type recombinase/integrase — MPRPPLPLGTHGKIKTYHVGPKRYRARCRYRDVNGRTYEVERYDSTRAKAETRLKEAVRDWVPPLASAEITGNTRLAVVGAAWLAELEADAERGHLSWGTVDTYRSRLNGTVVPALGELRMRESSPQVLDALCRRIRDQSSASSARTVRAVLAGICAYAVRVGALETNPVRDIGKLESRKARHKPSVSRALTAEQVVDLLGKLDADSAAVDADLPDLIRFFLATGERTGEALGAYWSDFDEKAKLITMTGNVIRATGRGKIRNDGKTENSGRPIPLPDWCVRMLVERRATARTLEGPIFPSTTGTVREASNVRNRAWKPFTVRSGYDWVTFRTFRKTVATLLDDAGLTARQIADILGHARPSMTQDVYMGRRSVSRLGADALGGLDGTAREKAG; from the coding sequence ATGCCGCGACCACCGCTCCCGCTGGGCACCCACGGCAAGATCAAGACTTATCACGTCGGCCCGAAGAGATACCGGGCTCGCTGCCGCTACCGCGACGTCAACGGACGAACCTACGAAGTCGAACGGTACGACTCGACACGAGCAAAGGCCGAGACACGACTCAAAGAGGCCGTCCGCGACTGGGTCCCGCCGCTGGCTTCCGCCGAGATCACCGGAAATACTCGGCTTGCGGTGGTCGGCGCGGCCTGGCTGGCCGAGCTGGAAGCGGACGCCGAACGTGGGCATCTGTCCTGGGGAACGGTGGACACCTATCGAAGTCGGCTCAATGGAACGGTCGTTCCTGCACTGGGCGAACTGCGGATGCGGGAGTCCTCGCCCCAGGTGCTGGACGCTCTGTGCCGTCGTATCCGTGATCAGTCCAGCGCCAGTTCGGCCAGAACCGTGCGGGCCGTGCTCGCTGGCATCTGCGCCTACGCCGTACGTGTAGGCGCGTTGGAGACCAACCCCGTGCGTGACATCGGCAAACTGGAGTCACGGAAAGCCCGGCACAAGCCCTCGGTCTCTCGTGCCCTGACCGCTGAGCAGGTGGTCGATCTCCTCGGCAAGCTGGACGCGGACTCGGCGGCGGTGGATGCGGATCTTCCCGACCTCATCCGCTTCTTCCTCGCGACCGGGGAGCGCACCGGGGAGGCCCTGGGGGCGTACTGGTCCGACTTCGACGAGAAAGCAAAGCTGATCACCATGACCGGCAACGTCATCCGGGCCACGGGACGGGGCAAGATCCGCAACGACGGCAAGACCGAGAACTCCGGCCGTCCGATCCCATTACCCGACTGGTGCGTGCGGATGCTCGTCGAGCGGCGGGCCACTGCTCGCACGCTGGAAGGGCCGATCTTCCCGAGCACGACCGGCACCGTTCGCGAGGCATCCAACGTCCGAAATCGGGCGTGGAAGCCGTTCACCGTGCGATCCGGCTACGACTGGGTCACCTTCCGCACCTTCCGTAAGACCGTGGCGACCCTGCTCGACGACGCAGGCTTGACCGCTCGACAGATCGCGGACATCCTCGGGCACGCACGCCCCTCGATGACCCAGGACGTCTACATGGGCCGCCGGTCGGTGTCCCGCCTCGGGGCCGATGCCCTCGGCGGGCTCGACGGGACAGCCCGCGAAAAGGCGGGGTAA
- a CDS encoding replication initiator: protein MRQPLAGKVLEATADHHGVCIRPFMMETVDYDTGEMRYVGVPCGSTVETQCGPCARKARALRQTQCREGWHLDDEPDFTPEPPTDQQKLLVAYRADLVAEYRKALAEGAETDAEELREAIHTADADLRNLGVRGKLPNPDAPATAVRKRSTRRRQDAPNLPRRRVEKRTLGREYAGKFRPSMFLTLTLDTYGRVRRDGTPVDFATYDYRRAARDVVHFAALVDRWWQNLRRCVGWDVQYFATVEPQKRGAPHLHAALRGSIPHSVIKDVTAATYHQVWWPNHDRLLYETDRLPVWDHERRSFVDPGTRQALPTWDEAVANLDAPAHVSTFGEQVHSKGILGGTPEAGRHIGYLTKYLTKSVSEVVEQDTTRQREHADRLHTELAVTPCSPRCPIWLRYGVQPLGARSQTASAHCKGKAHRRTTLGLPGRRVLVSRKWSGKSLADHRADRKRFVAETLAAAGIEKPPQNTSRLGWQKVRPGDPGVPPRAHVLLHAISERLTWKAEYDRALLAAQPPPGGDTELSATPLAA, encoded by the coding sequence ATGCGCCAACCCCTGGCGGGGAAGGTCTTGGAGGCGACTGCGGATCACCACGGGGTGTGTATCCGGCCGTTCATGATGGAGACCGTCGACTACGACACCGGGGAGATGCGCTACGTCGGCGTCCCCTGCGGCTCCACCGTGGAAACCCAGTGCGGGCCGTGCGCTCGGAAGGCACGTGCCCTGCGGCAGACCCAGTGCCGCGAAGGATGGCACCTCGACGACGAACCCGACTTCACCCCCGAACCCCCCACCGACCAACAGAAACTCCTCGTCGCCTACCGCGCGGACCTGGTCGCCGAATACCGAAAGGCCCTCGCCGAGGGTGCCGAGACCGACGCCGAAGAACTCCGCGAAGCCATCCACACCGCCGACGCCGACCTCCGCAACCTCGGCGTGCGGGGGAAGCTGCCCAACCCGGACGCCCCGGCCACTGCGGTGCGTAAGCGGTCCACTCGGCGGCGGCAGGACGCGCCGAACCTCCCTCGACGGCGAGTGGAGAAACGCACCCTCGGCCGCGAGTACGCCGGAAAGTTCCGGCCCTCGATGTTCCTCACGTTGACCCTGGACACCTACGGGCGGGTCCGACGCGATGGAACACCCGTCGACTTCGCCACCTACGACTACCGACGCGCCGCACGCGACGTCGTCCACTTCGCCGCACTGGTCGACCGCTGGTGGCAGAACCTCCGCCGCTGCGTCGGCTGGGACGTCCAATACTTCGCGACGGTAGAACCGCAGAAACGCGGTGCTCCGCATCTGCACGCCGCACTCCGGGGCTCTATCCCCCACTCGGTGATCAAAGACGTGACGGCGGCGACGTATCACCAGGTGTGGTGGCCGAACCATGATCGGCTGCTCTACGAGACAGATCGGCTGCCGGTCTGGGATCACGAACGACGCAGCTTCGTCGACCCTGGCACCCGACAGGCCCTACCGACCTGGGACGAGGCTGTCGCCAACCTGGATGCACCCGCGCATGTCTCGACGTTCGGCGAGCAGGTCCACTCCAAGGGCATCCTCGGCGGCACCCCCGAAGCCGGACGCCACATCGGCTACCTCACCAAATACCTCACCAAATCCGTCTCCGAGGTCGTCGAACAAGACACCACCCGGCAACGGGAACACGCCGACCGACTCCACACCGAGCTGGCCGTCACCCCCTGCTCACCCCGGTGCCCGATCTGGCTGCGCTATGGCGTTCAGCCTCTCGGGGCTCGGTCTCAGACGGCCTCGGCGCACTGCAAGGGCAAAGCACACCGACGCACCACCCTCGGCCTCCCCGGCCGCCGAGTGCTCGTGTCACGGAAGTGGTCGGGCAAGTCGCTGGCCGACCACCGGGCCGACCGCAAGCGCTTCGTCGCCGAAACCCTCGCAGCCGCCGGAATCGAGAAACCACCACAGAACACCTCCCGACTCGGCTGGCAGAAAGTCCGACCCGGCGACCCCGGCGTACCACCACGCGCACACGTCCTGCTGCACGCCATCTCCGAACGCCTCACCTGGAAAGCCGAATACGACCGGGCCTTACTCGCCGCACAACCACCACCAGGCGGCGACACAGAACTTTCGGCAACTCCGCTCGCAGCCTGA
- a CDS encoding FtsK/SpoIIIE domain-containing protein translates to MPERSRWIDPAPLEVSRPRLPWWTHSPRWALVLAVPFLAVGLVVWLSVVVLRKASRYPVVAFVVLVLVVIGPLWGWTVALILGAVLALVLVGWWWRFRPSFLRLVLGEVRSEWRRLVVYAPVWHRTMLFCHLDRKVDRKTHVPVFVRVRADGWRDRVTVALLHGQAPGEFEARAEALAHSFGARSCRVRVLSPRRIVLDLLHGDPLTRPVLPPPLPDTADDVTGFTAKDLERVPVGVTEAGRPWLLRLLGSHILAVGATGAGKASVVWSLLWSLAPLLRSGLVRVYGIDPKGGMELGKAPGLFHRLVFDNGLEAVELLEEVAAEVKQRAAAFRGQRRGWSVDCGQPFLLLIVDELADVVAYPTDRKLKERANSALQTITSQGRAPGVCVIGELQDPRKEVLSFRHLFPTRVALRVDEPGQVDMVLGDGVRERGAAAHEISETTPGVAWVKYTDRREPLRVRAFHVTDTDLDRLVDYVTEPASAEQSAIVHAFPTLPEIPGPDSAVRGEAA, encoded by the coding sequence ATGCCTGAGCGCTCCAGGTGGATCGATCCCGCCCCGTTGGAGGTCTCCCGGCCTCGGTTGCCGTGGTGGACCCATTCGCCCCGGTGGGCGCTGGTCCTGGCGGTGCCGTTCCTCGCTGTCGGCCTGGTGGTGTGGTTATCGGTGGTGGTGCTGCGCAAGGCCTCCCGGTATCCGGTCGTCGCGTTCGTGGTCCTGGTGCTCGTCGTGATCGGCCCGCTCTGGGGTTGGACCGTCGCCCTGATCCTTGGTGCGGTCTTGGCTCTGGTGCTGGTCGGCTGGTGGTGGCGGTTTCGGCCGTCGTTCCTGCGCCTGGTGCTCGGCGAGGTGCGGTCGGAGTGGCGGCGGCTCGTGGTCTACGCGCCGGTGTGGCATCGGACGATGCTGTTCTGCCATCTCGACCGGAAGGTTGACCGCAAGACCCACGTTCCGGTGTTCGTGCGGGTCCGTGCCGACGGGTGGCGAGACCGGGTCACGGTCGCGTTGTTGCATGGTCAAGCACCCGGTGAGTTCGAGGCACGAGCTGAGGCGTTGGCGCACTCCTTCGGCGCTCGGTCCTGCCGAGTCCGGGTACTCAGTCCTCGGCGGATCGTCCTGGATCTGCTGCACGGTGACCCGCTGACACGGCCGGTGCTGCCTCCTCCGCTGCCCGACACTGCCGACGACGTCACCGGCTTCACTGCGAAAGACCTGGAGCGGGTCCCGGTCGGGGTGACGGAGGCGGGTCGGCCGTGGCTGCTTCGACTCCTCGGCTCCCACATCCTCGCCGTCGGAGCGACCGGCGCTGGCAAGGCCTCGGTGGTCTGGTCGCTGCTCTGGTCCCTCGCCCCGCTCCTGCGCTCGGGGCTGGTCCGGGTCTACGGGATCGACCCCAAAGGTGGAATGGAACTCGGCAAGGCACCCGGCCTGTTCCACCGGCTGGTGTTCGACAACGGACTTGAGGCTGTCGAGCTGTTGGAAGAGGTTGCGGCCGAGGTGAAGCAGCGGGCCGCAGCGTTCCGGGGGCAGCGGCGAGGGTGGTCGGTCGACTGCGGTCAACCGTTCCTCCTGCTCATCGTGGACGAGTTGGCCGATGTCGTGGCCTACCCGACCGACCGCAAGCTCAAGGAACGCGCGAACTCGGCCTTACAGACCATCACCAGCCAAGGGCGCGCACCCGGCGTCTGCGTCATCGGCGAACTCCAAGACCCCCGCAAGGAAGTCCTGTCCTTCCGGCACCTATTCCCGACCCGCGTAGCGCTGCGGGTGGATGAACCGGGCCAGGTGGACATGGTCCTGGGCGACGGCGTCCGGGAACGCGGTGCGGCGGCACACGAGATTTCAGAGACGACTCCGGGCGTGGCGTGGGTGAAGTACACCGACCGACGCGAACCCCTCCGAGTCCGAGCGTTCCACGTCACCGATACCGACCTAGACCGACTCGTCGACTACGTCACCGAACCCGCCTCGGCCGAACAGTCGGCGATCGTGCACGCCTTCCCGACCCTGCCGGAGATTCCGGGTCCGGACTCGGCCGTGCGGGGTGAGGCCGCGTGA
- a CDS encoding L,D-transpeptidase, which translates to MTLALPADAATDVAPGDPIEVTAEDGVLTEVVMINPDGEEVAGELAEDGSSWSLAEPLGYGRTYTLTATGENADGEPVTETSEFTTATPVQQAYVGFSPLPGATVGVGQPLAFYFDGTPIQDKAAVEEAISITTEPAVEGSFYWFEDTRAHWRPEEYWEPGTVITIDADIYGKHFGDGVYGKESRQSTLTVGDSFIARADGAAHQLTVEINGEVVRTMPTSLGKADFQSWNGVHVVTEKHAQYTMDSSTYGLDVASGGYVTDVQWATRIANNGEFVHAAPWNGLLGQANDSHGCINLSLEDAKWFYDNVKSGDVVIIENAGGRELPGDGGRGGYNDWQISWDEWSTGGRR; encoded by the coding sequence GTGACGCTTGCGTTACCCGCCGACGCGGCCACGGACGTCGCACCGGGGGACCCGATCGAGGTCACCGCCGAGGACGGCGTGCTCACCGAGGTCGTGATGATCAATCCCGACGGCGAGGAGGTCGCGGGGGAACTGGCCGAGGACGGCTCGAGCTGGTCGCTGGCCGAGCCGCTCGGGTACGGCCGTACCTACACGCTCACCGCCACGGGGGAGAACGCGGACGGCGAGCCGGTCACCGAGACCTCGGAGTTCACCACCGCCACGCCGGTCCAACAGGCCTACGTCGGCTTCTCACCGCTGCCGGGCGCGACCGTCGGGGTCGGGCAGCCGTTGGCCTTCTACTTCGACGGCACGCCGATCCAGGACAAGGCCGCGGTGGAGGAGGCCATCTCCATCACCACGGAACCCGCGGTCGAAGGCTCCTTCTACTGGTTCGAGGACACTCGAGCGCACTGGCGCCCCGAGGAGTACTGGGAGCCGGGCACGGTGATCACGATCGACGCCGACATCTACGGCAAGCACTTCGGCGACGGCGTCTACGGCAAGGAGAGCAGGCAGTCGACCCTGACCGTGGGCGACTCCTTCATCGCGCGTGCCGACGGCGCCGCCCATCAGCTGACCGTGGAGATCAACGGCGAGGTGGTCCGCACGATGCCGACCTCGCTGGGCAAGGCCGACTTCCAGTCCTGGAACGGCGTGCACGTGGTCACGGAGAAGCACGCGCAGTACACGATGGACTCCTCGACCTACGGCCTCGACGTCGCCTCGGGCGGCTATGTCACCGACGTCCAGTGGGCGACGCGGATCGCCAACAACGGCGAGTTCGTGCACGCGGCGCCGTGGAACGGGCTGCTAGGCCAGGCCAACGACAGCCACGGCTGCATCAACCTCTCCCTGGAGGATGCCAAGTGGTTCTACGACAACGTCAAGAGCGGTGACGTGGTGATCATCGAGAACGCGGGCGGCCGAGAGCTGCCCGGTGACGGTGGACGCGGTGGCTACAACGACTGGCAGATCTCCTGGGACGAGTGGAGCACCGGCGGCCGACGCTGA
- a CDS encoding NUDIX hydrolase: protein MARTDYYQDPTAPQANSIVVAVTAVIQDETGRLLMIRRTDNDLYAIPGGAQDIGETISHTVVREVKEETGIDVEVQKITGIYTDPEHVIAYTDGEVRQEFSICFRAIPTGGELRTSNESKEVLWVEPDDLDALNIHPSIRLRITHGIERSGEPYFS from the coding sequence ATGGCACGCACCGACTACTACCAAGACCCCACCGCACCCCAGGCCAACAGCATCGTCGTCGCCGTGACCGCCGTCATCCAGGACGAGACCGGCCGACTCCTCATGATCCGTCGCACCGACAACGACCTCTACGCCATCCCCGGCGGAGCCCAAGACATCGGCGAGACCATCTCCCACACCGTCGTACGCGAAGTGAAGGAAGAGACCGGCATCGACGTCGAAGTCCAGAAAATCACCGGCATCTACACCGATCCCGAACACGTCATCGCATACACCGACGGAGAAGTACGACAAGAGTTCTCCATCTGCTTTCGAGCCATCCCCACCGGCGGAGAACTCCGCACCAGCAACGAAAGCAAAGAAGTGCTATGGGTCGAACCTGATGACCTCGACGCCCTCAACATCCACCCATCGATCCGACTCCGCATCACACACGGCATCGAGCGCAGCGGGGAACCCTACTTCTCATGA
- a CDS encoding PH domain-containing protein codes for MTSGDAESHAAGTSRRPESGENGVRHARPGPTPGDGERSDLSGPSPDPAAAVNPDAVRDDQATPAYGIRSVGPSADGSPASPTAGSTADPWEQAPPPARPYPTGPWYPAAPRYSAGPPYPAAPAYPAGPQPAGGGFTGHPGGSAPPPPEAELIAAEQSDQRLDARMIAVKPLNEALGLLPVLILALVVQGADQWQFRLAAVVAGLLLVNGLMRWLTTRYRITEDQVVLRTGWLFRTRRAVPRERIRTVDLTARLMHRVFGLTTVKIGTGGRKGAGLSDEMTLDSVSRAEAERLRQVLLHRAAATAATASRPGADAEGVAAGDGPEADAAGRTDVEQTGTVLSRLDPRWLRFAPLTLAGLTAVGVLAGLSMQWIQELSLDEVGLIQDGLSWLDALPVGVLVGGVILALLLVSTILSLVVYAIRYWNYVLTRETDGTIRVRRGLLTTRAVSLEEKRLRGVELQEPLLLRGARAGQVNAVAVGISAVSPDSSQLLPPAPVDEAHRVAAGVSRQERSPTQTDLSRHPAAALSRRLVRAVVPTLLLAGGLWALALLGTWPSWPAWVASALIPAAVLLGVDRYRSLGHSLDSRYLVTRHGSLSRNTVALEREGIIGWNISRSVFQRSAGLVTLTATTAAGGNAYSVIDVGEQAALGIADEAVPDLLQPFLIGAESTGDGTATHQPPVGTGQVEHLNSSS; via the coding sequence GTGACCAGCGGTGATGCCGAGAGCCATGCCGCGGGAACGAGCCGTAGGCCCGAATCGGGGGAGAACGGCGTCCGGCACGCTCGACCGGGCCCGACTCCGGGGGACGGCGAGCGGTCCGATCTCTCCGGTCCGTCTCCGGACCCGGCCGCCGCGGTGAACCCCGATGCGGTGCGCGACGATCAGGCGACCCCGGCCTACGGCATCCGATCAGTCGGGCCGTCCGCCGACGGCTCGCCCGCGTCCCCGACGGCGGGTTCCACGGCCGACCCGTGGGAACAGGCGCCCCCGCCCGCCCGGCCGTACCCGACCGGCCCGTGGTATCCCGCCGCACCGCGGTACTCCGCAGGGCCGCCGTATCCCGCAGCCCCGGCGTACCCCGCGGGCCCACAACCGGCAGGGGGCGGATTCACCGGGCATCCCGGCGGGTCCGCGCCACCGCCGCCCGAGGCTGAGCTGATCGCGGCAGAGCAGTCCGATCAGCGGCTCGACGCGCGGATGATCGCCGTCAAGCCCCTCAACGAGGCCTTGGGTCTGCTCCCCGTGCTGATCCTGGCGCTCGTGGTACAGGGGGCCGATCAGTGGCAGTTCCGCCTCGCCGCGGTCGTCGCGGGCCTGTTGTTGGTCAACGGCCTGATGCGCTGGCTGACCACGCGATATCGCATCACCGAGGACCAGGTGGTGCTGCGCACCGGCTGGCTGTTCCGTACCCGACGTGCCGTCCCGCGCGAACGCATCCGCACCGTCGACCTCACCGCGAGGCTGATGCACCGCGTCTTCGGCCTCACCACGGTGAAGATCGGTACCGGCGGCCGGAAGGGCGCGGGGCTGAGCGATGAGATGACCCTCGACTCGGTGTCGCGGGCCGAGGCCGAACGGCTGCGGCAGGTCCTGCTGCATCGCGCCGCCGCGACCGCCGCCACCGCCTCGCGGCCCGGCGCGGACGCCGAGGGCGTCGCGGCCGGGGACGGTCCCGAGGCGGACGCCGCCGGACGGACCGACGTCGAGCAGACCGGTACCGTGCTGTCCCGGCTCGATCCCCGCTGGCTGCGCTTCGCCCCGCTCACCCTGGCGGGCCTCACCGCCGTCGGTGTGCTGGCCGGGCTGAGCATGCAGTGGATCCAAGAGCTGTCGCTGGACGAGGTCGGGCTGATCCAGGACGGGTTGAGCTGGCTCGACGCGCTGCCCGTCGGGGTGCTCGTCGGCGGCGTCATCCTCGCGCTGCTGCTCGTCAGCACCATCCTCTCGCTGGTCGTCTACGCCATCCGGTACTGGAACTACGTGCTCACGCGCGAGACGGACGGCACCATTCGCGTACGGCGCGGCCTGTTGACCACCCGCGCGGTCTCCCTGGAGGAGAAGCGGCTACGCGGCGTGGAGTTGCAGGAGCCGCTGCTGCTCCGGGGGGCGCGGGCCGGTCAGGTCAACGCGGTCGCCGTCGGCATCAGCGCCGTCTCGCCCGACAGCAGCCAGCTGCTTCCGCCCGCGCCGGTGGACGAGGCGCATCGCGTCGCCGCCGGTGTGTCTCGCCAGGAGCGATCCCCCACCCAGACCGACCTGAGCCGGCATCCGGCCGCCGCGCTCTCCCGTCGGCTGGTCCGCGCCGTGGTCCCCACGCTGCTGCTCGCGGGCGGGCTGTGGGCGCTCGCTCTGCTGGGCACCTGGCCGTCCTGGCCCGCCTGGGTCGCGTCGGCGTTGATTCCTGCGGCAGTGCTCCTCGGTGTCGACCGCTACCGCAGTCTCGGGCACTCGCTGGACTCGCGGTACCTCGTCACCCGCCACGGCTCGCTGAGCCGCAACACGGTCGCGCTGGAACGCGAGGGCATCATCGGCTGGAACATCAGTCGTTCGGTGTTCCAACGCTCGGCCGGCCTCGTCACCCTCACCGCCACCACCGCGGCGGGCGGCAACGCCTACTCCGTGATCGACGTCGGCGAGCAGGCGGCCCTGGGCATCGCCGACGAGGCGGTCCCCGACCTGCTGCAACCGTTCCTGATCGGCGCGGAGTCGACCGGCGACGGCACCGCGACACACCAGCCGCCCGTCGGGACGGGGCAGGTCGAGCACCTAAACTCCTCCTCGTGA
- a CDS encoding NUDIX hydrolase — translation MARTDYFHDPDAPPPNGIAIAVSAFVLNETGELLMIRRSDNGLYAIPGGQLELGETLARTVVREVDEETGIAVEPTGVIGLYSNPAHLIAYDDGEVRQEFSICFRARPAGGELHTSSESTEVLWVAHADLDRLSIHPSIRLRIRHGFEDRREPFYT, via the coding sequence ATGGCACGCACCGACTACTTCCACGATCCCGACGCGCCCCCGCCGAACGGCATCGCCATCGCCGTCAGTGCCTTCGTACTCAACGAGACGGGCGAGCTGCTGATGATCCGCCGCAGCGACAACGGCCTCTACGCCATCCCCGGCGGACAACTCGAACTCGGCGAGACCCTCGCGCGGACGGTCGTCCGGGAAGTCGACGAGGAGACCGGGATCGCCGTCGAGCCGACCGGCGTCATCGGCCTGTACTCCAACCCCGCCCACCTCATCGCCTACGACGACGGCGAGGTACGACAGGAGTTCTCGATCTGCTTCCGCGCCCGACCCGCCGGCGGCGAACTTCACACCAGCAGCGAAAGCACAGAAGTGCTCTGGGTCGCGCACGCGGATCTGGACAGGCTGAGCATCCACCCCTCGATCCGACTCCGCATCCGACACGGGTTCGAGGACCGCCGCGAGCCCTTCTACACCTGA
- the orn gene encoding oligoribonuclease, protein MNDRLVWIDCEMTGLDLKSDALIEIAALVTDADLNVLGEGVDIVIRTEESALDGMPEVVREMHSRSGLTEEVRRSSVTTAEAERRVLEFIREYVPDARTAPLAGNSIATDRGFIARDMPELDAHLHYRMVDVSSVKELCRRWYPRIYYAQPEKGLAHRALADIKESIRELRYYRQTAFVAQPGPTTEQVQAVAKRLLGETTEVGGTALAQERTNGTA, encoded by the coding sequence GTGAATGACCGGTTGGTATGGATCGACTGCGAGATGACCGGCCTCGATCTGAAGTCCGACGCACTGATAGAGATCGCCGCGCTCGTCACCGACGCCGATCTCAACGTGCTCGGCGAGGGCGTGGACATCGTGATCAGGACGGAGGAGTCCGCACTGGACGGGATGCCGGAGGTGGTCCGTGAGATGCACTCCCGCTCCGGGCTCACCGAGGAGGTCCGGCGCTCCTCGGTGACGACGGCCGAGGCGGAACGCCGGGTGCTGGAGTTCATCCGCGAGTACGTCCCGGACGCCCGCACCGCGCCGCTGGCAGGGAACTCGATCGCCACCGACCGCGGCTTCATCGCCCGCGACATGCCGGAGCTCGACGCCCATCTGCACTACCGGATGGTGGACGTCTCCTCCGTCAAGGAGTTGTGCAGGCGCTGGTACCCGCGCATCTACTACGCGCAGCCGGAGAAGGGACTGGCGCATCGCGCGCTCGCCGACATCAAGGAGTCGATCCGCGAGCTGCGGTACTACCGGCAGACGGCGTTCGTCGCCCAGCCGGGGCCGACGACGGAGCAGGTCCAGGCCGTGGCGAAGAGGCTGCTCGGTGAGACCACCGAGGTGGGCGGCACCGCGCTGGCGCAGGAACGGACGAACGGTACGGCCTGA
- a CDS encoding PH domain-containing protein — protein sequence MTSTETGAGSPHGPRLRPPEHRVSGKAIVWWTLRCAFGWVIVIAPLLAGRWLWPDPPIPLGTAAAIAGGIAVLHVAVMPTWRYRVHRWELSEHAVYTQSGWLNQEWRVAPASRIQTVDTERGPLQQLLGLSTVTVTTASAAGPLQITGLDRDTGIRIVEELTATTEANPGDAT from the coding sequence GTGACTTCGACAGAGACCGGCGCCGGGTCGCCGCACGGCCCGCGGCTGCGCCCGCCCGAGCACCGTGTCAGCGGCAAGGCGATCGTCTGGTGGACGCTGCGCTGCGCCTTCGGCTGGGTCATCGTGATCGCGCCGCTGCTGGCAGGCCGTTGGCTGTGGCCCGACCCGCCGATCCCGCTCGGCACGGCCGCGGCGATCGCGGGCGGGATCGCCGTGCTGCACGTCGCCGTCATGCCGACCTGGCGGTACCGGGTGCATCGTTGGGAACTCAGCGAGCACGCCGTCTACACGCAGAGCGGGTGGCTGAATCAGGAGTGGCGGGTCGCCCCGGCGTCGCGGATCCAGACCGTCGACACCGAACGCGGCCCGCTCCAACAGCTGCTCGGCCTGTCGACCGTCACCGTGACCACCGCCTCGGCGGCCGGGCCGCTCCAGATCACGGGGCTGGACCGGGACACGGGCATCCGCATCGTCGAAGAGCTGACCGCGACCACGGAGGCCAATCCGGGAGACGCCACGTGA
- a CDS encoding helix-turn-helix transcriptional regulator: MTATRLEPLWTVDDVSTYLGIPVHTLYGWRAKNYGPPARRIGKYLRYRPDDVRQWVDALDTEAA; this comes from the coding sequence ATGACCGCGACCCGACTCGAACCACTTTGGACCGTCGACGACGTCTCCACCTACCTCGGCATCCCGGTGCACACGCTCTACGGCTGGCGAGCCAAGAACTACGGCCCACCCGCCCGCCGCATCGGCAAGTACCTCCGATACCGACCCGACGACGTCCGCCAGTGGGTGGATGCCCTCGACACCGAGGCGGCCTGA
- a CDS encoding DUF5919 domain-containing protein, translated as MPNERLRDALLRQGLNLDHVARAAKVDPKTVERWITKNRIPYPKHRHTIAAMVRESENYLWPDALPTERKAEVAVSEVIKVYPHRHAVPRELWSRLIDNAHEDIEILVYAGMFLTEYPKLIHQFREKAQGGTRIRLLFGDPVSREVTRRSEDEGIGKTTLAAKVRNALAFFRPLRDEPNIEIRCHGTTLYNSIYRFDDEMVVNTHLYGFQAAHAPALHLRRLSAGDLFENYSESLESVWKSAKEPKWAKE; from the coding sequence ATGCCCAACGAACGACTCCGTGACGCCTTGCTCCGCCAAGGCCTGAACCTCGATCACGTCGCCCGTGCGGCCAAAGTGGACCCGAAGACCGTGGAGCGGTGGATCACCAAGAACCGCATCCCGTACCCGAAACATCGCCACACCATCGCCGCCATGGTCCGCGAATCAGAGAACTACCTCTGGCCCGACGCGCTTCCCACCGAGCGCAAGGCCGAGGTCGCGGTGTCGGAGGTCATCAAGGTCTACCCCCACCGACACGCCGTCCCGCGCGAGCTCTGGTCGCGGCTGATCGACAACGCACATGAGGACATCGAGATCCTCGTCTACGCAGGCATGTTCCTCACCGAGTATCCGAAGCTCATTCACCAGTTCCGCGAGAAGGCACAAGGCGGAACCCGTATCCGACTGCTCTTCGGCGACCCCGTCAGCCGCGAAGTCACCCGCCGCAGCGAAGACGAGGGCATCGGTAAGACCACGCTCGCCGCCAAGGTCCGTAACGCACTCGCGTTCTTCCGCCCGCTCCGCGATGAACCCAACATCGAGATCCGCTGCCACGGCACAACGCTTTACAACTCCATCTACCGCTTCGACGACGAGATGGTGGTCAACACCCACCTCTACGGCTTCCAAGCCGCACACGCACCAGCCCTGCACCTCCGACGGCTCTCCGCAGGCGACCTCTTCGAGAACTACTCCGAGAGCCTGGAATCCGTCTGGAAGTCCGCCAAAGAACCCAAGTGGGCAAAGGAGTAA